In a single window of the Micromonospora sp. WMMD1155 genome:
- a CDS encoding GlsB/YeaQ/YmgE family stress response membrane protein — MELTVWGIITAIVVGLIVGALGRLVVPGRQNMPIWLHLLIGVGAALLGTVLARAIGIATETAGVDWGELLVQVVVAAIAVALVAGVGGRRRVTR, encoded by the coding sequence GTGGAGCTCACCGTGTGGGGCATCATCACTGCGATCGTTGTTGGTCTCATTGTCGGCGCGCTTGGCCGCCTGGTGGTTCCGGGTCGGCAGAACATGCCGATCTGGCTGCATCTGTTGATCGGTGTGGGTGCGGCGCTGCTGGGTACGGTGTTGGCGCGGGCGATCGGGATCGCGACTGAGACCGCTGGTGTGGACTGGGGCGAGCTGCTGGTGCAGGTTGTCGTCGCGGCGATCGCGGTTGCTCTGGTGGCCGGTGTCGGTGGCCGCCGCCGCGTCACCCGATGA
- the rpsT gene encoding 30S ribosomal protein S20 yields the protein MANIKSQIKRNRQNEKARLRNKSVKSSLKTAVRKFHEAAEAGDVEKATALMQDASRKLDKAVSKGVIHANQAANRKSAIAKRVVSLSA from the coding sequence GTGGCGAACATCAAGTCCCAGATCAAGCGCAACCGGCAGAACGAAAAGGCCCGGCTGCGCAACAAGTCGGTCAAGTCGTCGCTGAAGACCGCCGTCCGGAAGTTCCACGAGGCTGCCGAGGCCGGTGACGTCGAGAAGGCGACCGCGCTCATGCAGGACGCCTCGCGCAAGCTGGACAAGGCCGTCAGCAAGGGCGTGATCCACGCCAACCAGGCCGCGAACCGCAAGTCCGCGATCGCGAAGCGCGTGGTGTCGCTCTCCGCCTGA
- a CDS encoding DUF4240 domain-containing protein, protein MRTEDFWQLIDEARAGGGGEPGPVAARAVALLAERDPEDIVGYARHQTRVLAASHKADLWGAAYLINGGASADGFEHFRGWLMTQGRAVFARAVAEPDSLAELPQVRAASLSGEEFSAERMLSVPWDAYRKATATELPADRDPVRTPDLNDFWDFDDEDEARRRLPRLAALFVEPPLE, encoded by the coding sequence ATGAGGACCGAGGACTTCTGGCAGCTGATCGACGAGGCCCGGGCCGGCGGCGGGGGAGAGCCCGGGCCGGTCGCCGCCCGGGCCGTCGCCCTGCTCGCGGAGCGCGATCCGGAGGACATCGTCGGGTACGCCAGACACCAGACCCGGGTGCTGGCCGCCTCGCACAAGGCTGACCTGTGGGGCGCGGCGTACCTGATCAACGGTGGCGCCTCGGCCGACGGCTTCGAGCACTTCCGGGGCTGGCTGATGACCCAGGGGCGGGCGGTCTTCGCCCGCGCGGTCGCCGAACCGGACTCGCTGGCCGAACTGCCGCAGGTGCGGGCGGCCTCGCTCAGCGGCGAGGAGTTCTCCGCCGAGCGGATGCTGTCGGTGCCCTGGGACGCGTACCGCAAGGCCACCGCGACCGAACTTCCAGCGGACCGGGACCCGGTGCGGACGCCGGACCTCAACGACTTCTGGGACTTCGACGACGAGGACGAGGCGCGTCGGAGGTTGCCCCGGCTGGCGGCGCTCTTCGTCGAGCCACCGCTGGAGTGA
- a CDS encoding GlsB/YeaQ/YmgE family stress response membrane protein — MELTVWGIITAIVVGLIVGALGRLVVPGRQNMPIWLHLLIGVGAALLGTVLARAIGIATETAGVDWGELLVQVVVAAIAVALVAGVGGRRRVTR, encoded by the coding sequence GTGGAGCTCACCGTGTGGGGCATCATCACTGCGATCGTTGTTGGTCTCATTGTCGGCGCGCTTGGCCGCCTGGTGGTTCCGGGTCGGCAGAACATGCCGATCTGGCTGCATCTGTTGATCGGTGTGGGTGCGGCGCTGCTGGGTACGGTGTTGGCGCGGGCGATCGGGATCGCGACTGAGACCGCTGGTGTGGACTGGGGCGAGCTGCTGGTGCAGGTTGTCGTCGCGGCGATCGCGGTCGCTCTGGTGGCCGGTGTCGGTGGCCGCCGCCGCGTCACCCGATAA
- a CDS encoding phosphotransferase, producing the protein MSSPSLPPVPYHASAQRPSWSALPATVRAAVADRLGAPVVTARVAGAGFTRGFAAVLHTADGGRAFVKAAPAVEQPHLVEWYAREAAILERLPVDLPAPRPRWTLYEGDWFVLCTDAVDGHTPRLPWVPAELAATLSGYAEVAAALADPPAELTALNLPHLADLARSDILWWEEVAAGREPAPPLPSSILDRLPDLVALESLLPRYAAEATGLIHGDLRVDNVLIGADGRAWFCDWTWVVSGPAWFDLAGLLLTAYAGGLDADRLFATHPATADAPPDALDATLAALAGYYLTGAAAAPATASPHLPAHQRWSGEQSLEWLTRRRGWR; encoded by the coding sequence GTGTCCTCTCCCTCGTTGCCGCCGGTGCCCTACCACGCGAGCGCCCAACGGCCGTCCTGGTCGGCGTTGCCGGCGACGGTGCGGGCCGCGGTCGCCGACCGGCTCGGCGCGCCGGTGGTGACCGCCCGGGTCGCGGGCGCGGGCTTCACCCGCGGCTTCGCCGCAGTGCTCCACACCGCCGACGGTGGCCGGGCCTTCGTGAAGGCCGCACCCGCCGTCGAGCAACCGCACCTTGTCGAGTGGTACGCCCGGGAGGCGGCGATCCTGGAGCGGCTGCCGGTCGACCTTCCGGCGCCCCGCCCCCGGTGGACGCTGTACGAGGGCGACTGGTTCGTGCTCTGCACCGACGCCGTCGACGGCCACACCCCGCGCCTGCCCTGGGTGCCCGCCGAGTTGGCTGCCACCCTCAGCGGGTACGCCGAGGTCGCCGCCGCCCTGGCCGACCCGCCGGCCGAACTGACCGCCCTCAACCTGCCACACCTGGCCGATCTGGCCCGCTCGGACATCCTCTGGTGGGAGGAGGTCGCCGCCGGCCGCGAACCGGCGCCGCCGCTGCCCTCGTCGATCCTGGACCGGTTGCCCGACCTGGTCGCGTTGGAGTCCCTCCTCCCTCGGTACGCCGCCGAGGCGACCGGCCTGATCCACGGTGACCTGCGCGTCGACAACGTGCTGATCGGCGCGGACGGCCGAGCCTGGTTCTGCGACTGGACCTGGGTGGTCTCCGGACCGGCCTGGTTCGACCTGGCCGGACTGCTCCTCACCGCGTACGCCGGCGGGCTCGACGCGGACCGGCTCTTCGCCACCCACCCGGCGACCGCCGACGCGCCCCCGGACGCTCTGGACGCGACCCTGGCCGCGCTGGCCGGCTACTACCTCACCGGCGCGGCGGCGGCACCGGCGACGGCATCGCCACACCTGCCCGCCCACCAGCGGTGGAGCGGCGAGCAGTCGCTCGAGTGGCTGACCCGCCGGCGGGGCTGGCGCTGA
- the lepA gene encoding translation elongation factor 4, producing MPPKLDPGANAPGATDPGRIRNFGIIAHIDHGKSTLADRMLQLTGVVDPRQMRAQYLDRMDIERERGITIKSQAVRMPWTIREGEQAGEQAVLNMIDTPGHVDFTYEVSRSLAACEGAVLLVDAAQGIEAQTLANLYLALENDLRIIPVLNKIDLPAAQPEKYAEELAHLIGGDPADCIRVSGKTGEGVPHLLDEIVRQFVPPVGDAEAPARAMIFDSVYDVYRGVVTYVRVIDGRISARERIKMMSTGAVHELLEIGVISPEMVKADALGVGEVGYLITGVKDVRQSRVGDTVTINSRPAGEPLGGYKDPKPMVYSGLYPIDGSDYPNLREALDKLKLNDAALDYEPETSGALGFGFRCGFLGLLHLEIIRERLEREYNLDLISTAPNVVYRAITDDGAEIVVTNPSEYPTGKIAEVYEPVVRATVLTPNDYVGAVMELCQGRRGTLLGMDYLSADRVELRYTLPLAEIIYDFFDQLKSRTKGYASLDYEPSGEQASDLVKVDILLHGEPVDAFSAIVHKDKAYNYGVTIAAKLRTLIPRQQFEVPIQAAIGSRVIARETIRAIRKDVLAKCYGGDISRKRKLLEKQKEGKKRMKMVGRVEVPQEAFIAALSSDSGDTKAPKK from the coding sequence GTGCCACCGAAGCTCGATCCCGGCGCGAACGCCCCTGGTGCCACCGACCCCGGGCGCATCCGGAACTTCGGCATCATCGCCCACATCGACCACGGGAAGTCGACCCTGGCCGACCGGATGTTGCAGCTCACCGGTGTGGTCGATCCCCGGCAGATGCGCGCGCAGTACCTGGACCGGATGGACATCGAGCGCGAGCGCGGCATCACCATCAAGAGCCAGGCCGTTCGCATGCCGTGGACCATCCGCGAGGGCGAGCAGGCCGGTGAGCAGGCCGTGCTCAACATGATCGACACCCCGGGGCACGTCGACTTCACCTACGAGGTGTCCCGGTCGCTGGCCGCCTGCGAGGGTGCCGTGCTGCTCGTCGACGCCGCCCAGGGCATCGAGGCGCAGACCCTGGCCAACCTCTACCTGGCGCTCGAGAACGACCTGCGCATCATCCCGGTGCTCAACAAGATCGACCTGCCGGCGGCCCAGCCGGAGAAGTACGCCGAGGAGCTGGCCCACCTCATCGGCGGCGACCCCGCCGACTGCATCCGGGTCTCCGGCAAGACCGGCGAAGGCGTTCCACACCTGCTCGACGAGATCGTCAGGCAGTTCGTGCCGCCGGTCGGCGACGCCGAGGCGCCCGCCCGGGCGATGATCTTCGACTCGGTGTACGACGTCTACCGCGGTGTCGTCACGTACGTCCGGGTCATCGACGGCCGGATCAGCGCCCGCGAACGGATCAAGATGATGTCCACCGGGGCCGTGCACGAGCTGCTGGAGATCGGCGTCATCTCGCCCGAGATGGTCAAGGCCGACGCGCTCGGCGTCGGCGAGGTCGGTTACCTGATCACCGGCGTGAAGGACGTCCGGCAGTCCCGGGTCGGTGACACGGTCACCATCAACAGCCGGCCGGCCGGCGAGCCGCTCGGTGGCTACAAGGACCCGAAGCCGATGGTCTACTCCGGCCTCTACCCGATCGACGGGTCCGACTACCCCAACCTGCGCGAGGCGTTGGACAAGCTCAAGCTCAACGACGCCGCCCTGGACTACGAGCCGGAGACCTCCGGCGCGCTCGGCTTCGGCTTCCGCTGCGGCTTCCTCGGCCTGCTCCACCTGGAGATCATCCGAGAGCGGCTGGAGCGGGAGTACAACCTCGACCTGATCTCCACCGCCCCGAACGTCGTCTACCGGGCGATCACCGACGACGGCGCGGAGATCGTGGTGACCAACCCGAGCGAGTACCCCACCGGCAAGATCGCCGAGGTGTACGAGCCGGTCGTCCGAGCCACCGTACTGACGCCCAACGACTACGTGGGCGCGGTCATGGAGCTCTGCCAGGGCCGACGCGGCACCCTCCTGGGCATGGACTACCTCTCCGCCGACCGGGTGGAGCTGCGCTACACGCTGCCCCTCGCAGAGATCATCTACGACTTCTTCGACCAGTTGAAGAGCCGCACCAAGGGCTACGCCTCGCTCGACTACGAGCCCTCCGGCGAGCAGGCGTCCGATCTGGTGAAGGTGGACATCCTGCTGCACGGCGAGCCGGTGGACGCCTTCAGCGCCATCGTGCACAAGGACAAGGCGTACAACTACGGCGTCACCATCGCCGCCAAGCTGCGTACGTTGATCCCGCGCCAGCAGTTCGAGGTGCCGATCCAGGCCGCCATCGGCAGCCGGGTCATCGCCCGCGAAACCATCCGTGCCATCCGTAAGGACGTGCTCGCCAAGTGCTACGGCGGTGACATCAGCCGTAAGCGCAAGCTGCTGGAGAAGCAGAAGGAAGGCAAGAAGCGGATGAAGATGGTCGGCCGGGTCGAGGTCCCGCAGGAGGCCTTCATCGCAGCGCTCTCCTCCGACTCCGGCGACACCAAGGCCCCCAAGAAGTAA
- a CDS encoding sugar ABC transporter substrate-binding protein, with the protein MNRWKRLAPVTAVVASAAMVLTGCGGSGEDAADDSKLTVWMMGEGGEAQNTFLDSVETEFRQKHPDTDVVVQYIPWLEAPKKFQAALAGGEGPDITELGNTETQGWAAQEALADVSGRMGGWADGKDLLPDLVRNAQLDGKQYGVPWYAGVRAIYYRTDWFAEAGVQPPKTWDDLVAVAKAVQAKKKGTYGIALPGNSELPFYSFLWGAGGEIAGNQGGTWKSGYTTPEAQKAVKYWTDLVTVHKVAPPAAAGWNEIDARTQFATGKAAMAFAGSWQQGAIKKDNPEIEKVWGTFPIPGPDGKAAPGFAGGSDVAIWKDSERQDLAWDYLTVLLNKKNAQSFASSLGFFPVYQDLVAGDTYANDKVMAAFATTMQNTKLTPLTPKWVEVSRTKTVTQAMNSSVMKGQKTVEKATADAAAEMESILNAK; encoded by the coding sequence GTGAACAGGTGGAAGCGGCTGGCCCCGGTCACCGCCGTGGTGGCCTCGGCCGCGATGGTGCTGACCGGCTGCGGAGGCTCCGGCGAGGACGCGGCTGACGACAGCAAGCTCACGGTCTGGATGATGGGCGAGGGCGGCGAGGCGCAGAACACCTTCCTCGACTCCGTCGAGACGGAGTTCCGCCAGAAGCACCCCGACACCGACGTGGTGGTGCAGTACATCCCCTGGCTCGAGGCGCCCAAGAAGTTCCAGGCGGCGCTCGCCGGCGGTGAGGGACCGGACATCACCGAGCTGGGCAACACCGAGACCCAGGGCTGGGCGGCCCAGGAGGCGCTCGCCGACGTGAGCGGTCGGATGGGCGGCTGGGCCGACGGCAAGGACCTGCTGCCCGACCTGGTCCGCAACGCGCAGCTCGACGGCAAGCAGTACGGCGTGCCCTGGTACGCCGGGGTGCGCGCCATCTACTACCGCACCGACTGGTTCGCGGAGGCCGGGGTGCAGCCGCCGAAGACCTGGGACGACCTGGTCGCCGTCGCCAAGGCCGTGCAGGCGAAGAAGAAGGGCACCTACGGCATCGCCCTGCCGGGCAATTCGGAGCTGCCCTTCTACTCCTTCCTCTGGGGGGCCGGCGGCGAGATCGCCGGCAACCAGGGCGGCACCTGGAAGTCCGGCTACACCACGCCGGAGGCGCAGAAGGCCGTCAAGTACTGGACCGACCTGGTGACCGTGCACAAGGTGGCCCCGCCCGCGGCGGCCGGCTGGAACGAGATCGACGCGCGGACCCAGTTCGCCACCGGCAAGGCCGCGATGGCCTTCGCCGGAAGCTGGCAGCAGGGCGCCATCAAGAAGGACAACCCCGAGATCGAGAAGGTCTGGGGTACGTTCCCGATCCCCGGCCCGGACGGCAAGGCGGCGCCCGGTTTCGCCGGTGGTTCGGACGTGGCGATCTGGAAGGACAGCGAGCGGCAGGACCTGGCCTGGGACTACCTGACCGTGCTGCTGAACAAGAAGAACGCGCAGAGCTTCGCGAGCAGCCTCGGGTTCTTCCCGGTCTACCAGGACCTGGTCGCGGGTGACACCTACGCCAACGACAAGGTGATGGCGGCGTTCGCCACCACCATGCAGAACACCAAGCTCACGCCGCTCACCCCGAAGTGGGTGGAGGTCAGCCGCACCAAGACGGTGACCCAGGCGATGAACAGCTCGGTCATGAAGGGTCAGAAGACGGTCGAGAAGGCCACCGCCGACGCGGCCGCCGAGATGGAAAGCATTCTCAACGCCAAGTGA